Proteins found in one Quercus robur chromosome 2, dhQueRobu3.1, whole genome shotgun sequence genomic segment:
- the LOC126700451 gene encoding uncharacterized protein LOC126700451: MNLEVTEKKRGLGISKQCKLCGKLGHNKRSCKGEVGGNSSLPGSASQASRTTRRAAKDAQPTVHRAQPSSNDDVTTSAPPTPTDNQSNRRPKKQRKRSAVTTETLNATGNAARYMAAMRSAKR, from the exons ATGAACCTAGAAGtcacagaaaaaaaaagaggcctaGGCATCTCAAAACAATGCAAGTTATGTGGGAAATTAGGACACAACAAGAGGAGCTGCAAGGGAGAAGTAGGAGGGAACTCCTCCTTGCCTGGGAGTGCATCCCAAGCCAGTAGGACCACTAGAAGG GCAGCCAAGGATGCTCAGCCAACAGTACACAGGGCACAACCAAGCTCTAATGATGATGTGACCACAAGTGCACCTCCAACCCCCACTGATAACCAATCCAATCGAAGACCAAAAAAACAGAGGAAGAGAAGTGCAGTCACTACTGAAACCTTGAATGCAACTGGGAATGCAGCAAGATATATGGCAGCAATGAGATCTGCTAAAAGATAG
- the LOC126714008 gene encoding pentatricopeptide repeat-containing protein At5g66520-like, with product MKASTQRALALLDQSLSLTMTHVKQIQCHLTVSGTLLDPHAATKIISFCAVSDHGDLNHAYQLFHHLPNPSKLIWNTMVRAFAEKNEPIKAVCLYKNMLHIGFLPNNYTFSFLLRACAHLSDISLGTIFHAQVVRLGWESYDFVQNGLIHLYATCDCMESARKLFDTSVNRDVITWTALINGYVKSGLVVVARELFDQMPVKNTVSWGAMITGYAQVGLFKEALELFNDMQVSGFRPNHAGIVGALTACAFLGALDQGRWIHAYVDRNGMELDRVLGTALIDMYAKCGCIETARSVFDEMPNMNRDVYAFTSLISGLANHGQSGSAIELFVRMKNEGVFPNEVTFICVLSACSRMGLVDEGMRIFNSMSEEYRMAPGVQHYGCLVDLLGRAGMLEEAKKVVREMPMEPDPYVLGALLNACRVNGDVELGKETVEHLIHQSLDHGGVHVLLSNMYASANQWDCVAKVRKGMEEKRVRKLPGCSLIEVDGVVFEFVAGDRSHAPMEEIMLMLLAIDTHLKFSQHDDDDDIDCDKINE from the coding sequence ATGAAAGCAAGTACTCAGAGAGCTCTTGCCCTGTTGGACCAATCCCTGAGCCTTACCATGACGCATGTAAAGCAAATCCAATGCCATCTCACTGTTTCAGGCACCCTTTTGGATCCTCATGCCGCTACCAAGATCATCTCCTTCTGCGCAGTGTCGGACCATGGAGACTTGAACCACGCCTATCAACTTTTTCACCATTTACCCAATCCATCCAAACTCATTTGGAACACCATGGTCAGAGCTTTTGCCGAGAAAAATGAACCCATTAAAGCTGTGTGTCTTTATAAGAATATGCTTCACATTGGCTTCTTGCCCAACAACTAtactttctcttttctccttaGAGCTTGTGCTCACCTCTCTGATATCTCATTGGGTACAATTTTCCATGCCCAAGTCGTCAGGCTTGGCTGGGAATCATATGACTTTGTGCAGAACGGGTTGATCCATTTGTACGCGACTTGTGACTGCATGGAATCAGCTCGTAAGTTGTTTGATACGAGTGTGAACCGGGATGTCATTACGTGGACTGCTTTGATTAATGGCTACGTTAAATCGGGACTAGTTGTGGTTGCACGGGAACTGTTTGATCAAATGCCTGTGAAGAATACTGTTTCTTGGGGTGCGATGATAACTGGTTATGCACAAGTTGGTTTGTTCAAAGAGGCTTTGGAGCTCTTTAATGATATGCAGGTTTCTGGGTTTCGGCCTAATCATGCTGGTATTGTGGGTGCACTCACTGCGTGTGCTTTTCTTGGCGCATTGGATCAGGGAAGGTGGATACATGCATATGTGGATAGAAATGGGATGGAATTAGATAGAGTGTTGGGCACTGCTCTTATTGACATGTACGCAAAATGCGGGTGCATTGAAACTGCTCGTAGTGTATTTGATGAGATGCCGAATATGAATAGAGATGTTTATGCGTTTACTTCTTTGATTTCAGGCCTAGCAAATCATGGTCAGAGTGGTAGTGCGATAGAGTTGTTTGTTAGGATGAAGAATGAAGGAGTTTTTCCTAATGAAGTAACATTTATATGTGTATTAAGTGCATGCAGTCGAATGGGGTTGGTGGATGAAGGTATGAGAATTTTCAATAGCATGAGTGAGGAGTACAGGATGGCGCCAGGGGTCCAACACTATGGCTGTTTGGTAGATCTCTTAGGAAGAGCTGGGATGCTAGAAGAGGCAAAGAAGGTGGTGAGAGAGATGCCCATGGAACCAGACCCCTATGTTTTGGGTGCATTGCTCAATGCTTGTAGAGTTAATGGAGATGTTGAGTTGGGTAAAGAAACGGTTGAGCACTTGATTCATCAGAGTCTAGACCATGGTGGGGTTCATGTTCTTCTTTCCAACATGTATGCTTCTGCTAACCAATGGGATTGTGTCGCAAAGGTAAGAAAGGGAATGGAAGAGAAAAGGGTACGGAAGCTTCCCGGATGCAGCTTGATTGAAGTAGATGGTGTGGTTTTTGAATTTGTAGCTGGAGATAGGTCGCATGCGCCTATGGAGGAAATCATGTTAATGTTGCTTGCAATTGACACACACCTCAAGTTTTCTCAGCatgatgatgacgatgacaTTGACTGTGATAAGATAAATGAATAA
- the LOC126700462 gene encoding auxin response factor 8-like, producing the protein MPQHLIWQSLNNQQEDQAWQQQHTYQNTLHIRSDQLHQRLQSNVPSSSFVKADFMDPSTKFSASISPRQNMVSSLCPEGSSNILNFSRVGQSMLAEQLPQQSWAPKYSHSKVDDFANSMSHSPYPGKDATEEPEICDSASQNPTPFGVHVESSGLLLRATMSTFATSVDADVSSMPLGDTGFQNSLYGSEQDSSELLNSAGQVDPPTPSQTFVKVYKSGSVGHSLDISQFSSYMSCKRSWAFVNNVWYIKIISPEGVHKMGEQAVESFSPQGGQRLNCSSGEAQDLVSGLPSLGMLGN; encoded by the exons ATGCCACAGCACCTTATATGGCAATCACTTAACAACCAACAAGAGGATCAGGCATGGCAACAGCAACATACCTATCAGAATACACTTCATATTCGAAGTGATCAGCTGCATCAGAGGCTGCAGTCAAATGTGCCTTCTTCATCCTTTGTGAAGGCAGACTTCATGGATCCAAGTACAAAGTTCTCAGCATCCATTAGCCCTAGACAAAACATGGTCAGTTCACTTTGTCCTGAAGGGAGTAGCAATATTTTGAACTTCTCCAGAGTTGGTCAGTCCATGCTAGCTGAGCAGTTACCCCAACAATCATGGGCTCCAAAGTATTCACATTCAAAGGTTGATGATTTTGCCAACTCAATGTCACACTCACCTTATCCTGGGAAAGATGCTACTGAAGAGCCAGAAATTTGTGACTCTGCTTCTCAGAATCCTACTCCTTTTGGTGTTCATGTTGAGTCATCTGGACTTCTACTCCGTGCCACTATGTCTACTTTTGCTACATCAGTTGATGCTGATGTGTCCTCAATGCCATTAGGGGATACTGGATTTCAGAATTCTCTGTACGGTTCAGAGCAAGACTCCTCTGAGTTATTGAACAGTGCAGGGCAAGTTGATCCACCAACCCCATCTCAGACTTTTGTCAAG GTTTATAAATCAGGGTCGGTTGGGCACTCACTAGACATCTCCCAGTTCAGCAGCTATATGAGCTGCAAGAGGAGCTG GGCGTTCGTCAATAATGTTTGGTATATAAAGATAATTTCACCCGAGGGTGTCCATAAAATGGGAGAGCAAGCAGTTGAATCCTTCAGCCCACAAGGTGGTCAAAGGCTGAATTGCAGTAGTGGTGAAGCTCAAGACCTTGTCTCAGGGCTACCATCTCTTGGCATGCTCGGGAACTGA
- the LOC126714009 gene encoding nascent polypeptide-associated complex subunit beta-like isoform X3, whose product MDRERLMKMAGAVRTGGKGSMRRKKKAIHRATTTDDKRLQSTLKRIGVNTIPAIEEVNIFKDDAVIQFLNPKVQASIAANTWVVSGSPQTKKLQDILPGIINQLGPDNLDNLRKLAEQFQKQQPAAGAQATQEEDDDEVPELVAGETFETAAEDSHTHTS is encoded by the exons ATGGATAGGGAGAGGCTCATGAAAATGGCTGGTGCCGTTCGTACTGGTGGAAAAGGAAGCATGAGAAG GAAAAAGAAGGCTATTCACAGAGCCACGACCACTGATGATAAAAGGCTTCAGAGTACATTGAAGAGGATTGGGGTGAACACTATCCCAGCTATTGAAGAAGTTAACATTTTCAAGGATGATGCAGTCATCCAGTTTCTTAATCCCAAAG TTCAAGCTTCCATTGCTGCCAACACTTGGGTTGTTAGTGGTTCTCCTCAAACTAAAA AATTGCAAGATATTCTCCCAGGGATCATCAACCAACTAG GGCCAGATAACTTGGACAACCTAAGGAAGCTGGCAGAGCAGTTTCAGAAGCAGCAACCAGCTGCTGGTGCACAAGCAACGCAAGAAGAAGACGATGATGAAGTCCCGGAGCTTGTTGCTGGTGAAACCTTTGAAACTGCTGCAGAAGATAGTCATACTCATACTTCTTAG
- the LOC126714009 gene encoding basic transcription factor 3-like isoform X2 encodes MFLGRRKGKKGIRHSSRGGHIYPLSSPVKPRELSFSCLRTAAAAFASTRFIFCLAYFITKTKMDRERLMKMAGAVRTGGKGSMRRKKKAIHRATTTDDKRLQSTLKRIGVNTIPAIEEVNIFKDDAVIQFLNPKVQASIAANTWVVSGSPQTKKLQDILPGIINQLGPDNLDNLRKLAEQFQKQQPAAGAQATQEEDDDEVPELVAGETFETAAEDSHTHTS; translated from the exons ATGTTTCTTGGAAGAAGGAAGGGTAAAAAGGGAATTAGGCATTCGAGTAGAGGAGGGCATATTTATCCCCTATCTTCGCCTGTCAAACCGAGAGAGCTCTCTTTCTCTTGCCTGCGTACTGCCGCGGCGGCTTTTGCTTCTACTCGTTTCATATTCTGCCTTGCATATTTTATTACCAAAACAAag ATGGATAGGGAGAGGCTCATGAAAATGGCTGGTGCCGTTCGTACTGGTGGAAAAGGAAGCATGAGAAG GAAAAAGAAGGCTATTCACAGAGCCACGACCACTGATGATAAAAGGCTTCAGAGTACATTGAAGAGGATTGGGGTGAACACTATCCCAGCTATTGAAGAAGTTAACATTTTCAAGGATGATGCAGTCATCCAGTTTCTTAATCCCAAAG TTCAAGCTTCCATTGCTGCCAACACTTGGGTTGTTAGTGGTTCTCCTCAAACTAAAA AATTGCAAGATATTCTCCCAGGGATCATCAACCAACTAG GGCCAGATAACTTGGACAACCTAAGGAAGCTGGCAGAGCAGTTTCAGAAGCAGCAACCAGCTGCTGGTGCACAAGCAACGCAAGAAGAAGACGATGATGAAGTCCCGGAGCTTGTTGCTGGTGAAACCTTTGAAACTGCTGCAGAAGATAGTCATACTCATACTTCTTAG
- the LOC126714009 gene encoding nascent polypeptide-associated complex subunit beta-like isoform X4 has translation MDRERLMKMAGAVRTGGKGSMRRKKKAIHRATTTDDKRLQSTLKRIGVNTIPAIEEVNIFKDDAVIQFLNPKVQASIAANTWVVSGSPQTKKLQDILPGIINQLGPDNLDNLRKLAEQFQKQQPPAGAQATQEEDDDEVPELVAGETFETAAEDGHTHTS, from the exons ATGGATAGGGAGAGGCTCATGAAAATGGCTGGTGCCGTTCGTACTGGTGGAAAAGGAAGCATGAGAAG AAAAAAGAAGGCTATTCACAGAGCAACGACCACTGATGATAAAAGGCTTCAGAGTACGTTGAAGAGGATTGGTGTGAACACTATCCCAGCTATTGAAGAAGTTAACATTTTCAAGGATGATGCAGTCATCCAGTTTCTTAATCCCAAAG TTCAAGCTTCTATTGCTGCCAACACTTGGGTTGTTAGTGGTTCTCCTCAAACGAAAA AATTGCAAGATATTCTCCCAGGGATCATCAACCAACTAG GGCCAGATAACTTGGACAACCTAAGGAAGCTTGCGGAGCAGTTTCAGAAGCAGCAACCACCTGCTGGTGCACAAGCAACACAAGAAGAAGACGATGATGAAGTCCCAGAGCTTGTTGCTGGTGAAACATTTGAAACTGCTGCAGAAGATGGTCATACTCATACTTCTTAG
- the LOC126714009 gene encoding basic transcription factor 3-like isoform X1, translating to MFLGRRKGKKGIRHSSRGGHIYPLSSPVKPRELSFSCLRTAAAAFASTRFIFCLAYFITKTKMDRERLMKMAGAVRTGGKGSMRRKKKAIHRATTTDDKRLQSTLKRIGVNTIPAIEEVNIFKDDAVIQFLNPKVQASIAANTWVVSGSPQTKKLQDILPGIINQLGPDNLDNLRKLAEQFQKQQPPAGAQATQEEDDDEVPELVAGETFETAAEDGHTHTS from the exons ATGTTTCTTGGAAGAAGGAAGGGTAAAAAGGGAATTAGGCATTCGAGTAGAGGAGGGCATATTTATCCCCTATCTTCGCCTGTCAAACCGAGAGAGCTCTCTTTCTCTTGCCTGCGTACTGCCGCGGCGGCTTTTGCTTCTACTCGTTTCATATTCTGCCTTGCATATTTTATTACCAAAACAAag ATGGATAGGGAGAGGCTCATGAAAATGGCTGGTGCCGTTCGTACTGGTGGAAAAGGAAGCATGAGAAG AAAAAAGAAGGCTATTCACAGAGCAACGACCACTGATGATAAAAGGCTTCAGAGTACGTTGAAGAGGATTGGTGTGAACACTATCCCAGCTATTGAAGAAGTTAACATTTTCAAGGATGATGCAGTCATCCAGTTTCTTAATCCCAAAG TTCAAGCTTCTATTGCTGCCAACACTTGGGTTGTTAGTGGTTCTCCTCAAACGAAAA AATTGCAAGATATTCTCCCAGGGATCATCAACCAACTAG GGCCAGATAACTTGGACAACCTAAGGAAGCTTGCGGAGCAGTTTCAGAAGCAGCAACCACCTGCTGGTGCACAAGCAACACAAGAAGAAGACGATGATGAAGTCCCAGAGCTTGTTGCTGGTGAAACATTTGAAACTGCTGCAGAAGATGGTCATACTCATACTTCTTAG
- the LOC126700475 gene encoding protein MAIN-LIKE 1-like — MELRMDEELEIVCPGLEDPSLLTQQRNHRSKDIWNGEDLGPLTCRGHAEEMANITMQDNQVIDIIKLVGLEGLFRTPSREIDYCLISVLVERWQPETHTFHLPHGEMSITLEDVEVIFGLTIDGEVLVGPTAVVDGYWRQLCEELLGFRVPANDNKILVRQRILISRLVKRIAEPLPHVVTEIQIHQYARCYILALLLGDKIFMDKLGDRVHLMFLEFLQNLRDPP, encoded by the exons ATGGAGCTTCGGATGGATGAGGAGCTAGAGATCGTGTGCCCTGGTCTAGAAGATCCTTCATTGTTGACGCAACAACGAAATCATCGATCAAAGGACATTTGGAATGGCGAG GACCTGGGCCCACTTACGTGTCGTGGTCACGCTGAGGAGATGGCAAACATAACGATGCAAGATAATCAGGTGATTGATATTATCAAGTTGGTGGGGCTAGAAGGATTGTTTAGGACCCCTTCCAGAGAGATTGATTATTGCCTAATATCGGTCCTAGTTGAGCGATGGCAGCCAGAGACTCATACGTTCCATCTTCCACATGGTGAGATGTCAATCACCCTAGAAGATGTGGAGGTCATTTTCGGACTTACTATAGACGGTGAGGTCTTGGTTGGGCCGACTGCTGTGGTGGATGGGTATTGGAGGCAATTGTGCGAGGAGTTGCTTGGTTTTAGAGTTCCAGCGAATGACAACAAAATTTTGGTGAGGCAAAGAATTCTCATCAGCCGCCTTGTTAAGCGCATTGCAGAGCCACTACCTCATGTTGTAACAGAGATTCAGATACATCAGTATGCCCGGTGCTATATTTTAGCGCTGCTACTAGGGGATAAGATTTTCATGGACAAGTTGGGAGATAGGGTGCATCTAATGTTCTTGGAGTTCCTGCAGAACCTTCGTGATCCGCCATAA